In a single window of the Dinghuibacter silviterrae genome:
- a CDS encoding 23S rRNA (pseudouridine(1915)-N(3))-methyltransferase RlmH, giving the protein MRISFYTVGKGHEEYVREGVTLFTDRVNRYFPCTWRLLPPSKHTDKREEAATILEALSKDDYLVLLDERGKSWTSEQLSAFIGARAGDSCRHLVFLIGGAFGVDPSVRARAQFIWSLSSLVFPHQLVRLILAEQVYRGCTILRNEKYHHS; this is encoded by the coding sequence ATGCGCATTTCTTTTTATACGGTGGGAAAAGGACATGAGGAATACGTCCGCGAAGGGGTCACGCTTTTCACGGATCGTGTCAACCGGTACTTTCCTTGTACCTGGAGGTTACTGCCCCCCTCCAAACATACCGACAAACGGGAAGAGGCAGCGACCATCCTCGAAGCCTTGTCGAAGGACGACTACCTCGTTCTGCTCGACGAAAGAGGAAAATCCTGGACCTCCGAACAGTTATCCGCCTTTATCGGGGCCAGGGCCGGCGATAGCTGCCGCCACCTGGTTTTCCTGATCGGCGGCGCTTTTGGCGTGGACCCCAGCGTGCGTGCGAGGGCTCAATTTATCTGGTCGCTGTCTTCCCTGGTTTTCCCCCACCAACTCGTGCGGTTGATCCTTGCCGAACAAGTGTATCGCGGGTGCACGATCCTGAGGAATGAGAAATATCACCACAGCTAA
- a CDS encoding glycoside hydrolase family 3 C-terminal domain-containing protein, protein MAQQNGPAPSAEGRRTIHVQGTDATEAKIGQLIKEMTLEEKVNMIHASSSFTSGGVPRLGIPELVTSDGPHGVRLEHGRGWDDSQVHVFDSATYFPVGVCLAATWNPHLGFLQGSALGAESNARGKDVQLGPGINIIRTPLNGRNFEYMSEDPYLISRMVVGEIKGMQSQGISACVKHYLANNQEINRSHIDVEMSERALREIYLPGFKAAITEGGANTIMGAYNKFRGQFCTENAYLIDTILKKEWGFKGIVISDWGAVHNTMEALENGTDLEMGTDLDMLPNPDYHKFFMGDTVLTLVRNGVVSQELVDDKVRRILRIMFKTRMMDHGRQKGSFDTREHQEVARKVAEEGIVLLKNDTHILPLDAHTVHTVAVIGANAGRLNAQGGGSSQVRSLYEITPLQGLKNLVGAQVKLTYAQGYTIARGAQADPALIAQAAEAAAHADVAIIVGGWTHGYDYAIWKDNAYDAEDVDKPNMDMPFGQDELIRAVVKANPRTVVVLMGGGPIDMTRWETTVPGILQAWYPGLEGGTALAKILFGEVNPSGKLPMSFPRKLEDVPAQKLGEYPGDGTTVRYNDGIYVGYRYYDTYKVAPLFPFGHGLSYTTFGYSDLSVVPAGKDQVTVRFTVRNTGKRAGSEVAQVYVHEEKCSVDRPEKELKSFEKVYLEPGASKVVTLTLNKDAFQYYSEAKHKWVLEPGRFDFLVGSSSRDIRLQGNLGL, encoded by the coding sequence GTGGCCCAACAAAACGGGCCCGCGCCATCCGCCGAAGGCCGCCGGACAATCCACGTCCAGGGCACCGATGCCACAGAGGCAAAGATCGGGCAACTCATCAAAGAAATGACCCTGGAAGAGAAGGTCAATATGATCCATGCGAGTAGCTCCTTTACCTCCGGGGGCGTTCCCCGCCTGGGTATTCCGGAGCTCGTGACTTCTGACGGACCGCACGGGGTGCGTCTCGAACACGGCAGGGGCTGGGACGACTCCCAGGTACACGTCTTCGATTCGGCCACCTATTTCCCGGTGGGTGTTTGCCTGGCGGCGACCTGGAACCCGCACCTGGGCTTCCTGCAAGGGAGCGCCCTGGGGGCGGAGTCCAATGCCCGGGGCAAAGACGTCCAGTTGGGACCCGGGATCAATATCATCCGGACACCGCTCAACGGGCGCAACTTTGAATATATGAGCGAAGATCCCTATCTGATTTCCCGGATGGTGGTCGGGGAGATCAAAGGGATGCAGTCCCAAGGCATCTCGGCCTGTGTCAAACACTACTTAGCCAACAACCAGGAGATCAACCGGAGCCACATCGACGTCGAAATGAGCGAACGTGCCCTGCGGGAAATCTATTTGCCCGGTTTCAAGGCGGCGATCACTGAGGGGGGCGCCAACACCATCATGGGGGCTTACAATAAGTTCCGGGGGCAGTTTTGCACGGAGAATGCCTATTTGATCGACACTATATTAAAAAAGGAGTGGGGATTCAAGGGCATCGTGATCAGTGATTGGGGCGCTGTGCACAACACGATGGAGGCCCTGGAAAACGGGACGGACCTGGAAATGGGTACGGACCTGGATATGCTGCCTAACCCGGACTACCATAAATTTTTCATGGGGGACACCGTGCTCACGCTGGTGAGGAACGGCGTGGTTTCCCAGGAGTTGGTGGACGATAAGGTGCGCCGGATCCTGAGGATCATGTTTAAAACCCGGATGATGGACCATGGCCGGCAAAAGGGTTCTTTTGACACCAGGGAACACCAGGAAGTGGCCAGAAAAGTCGCGGAGGAAGGGATCGTGCTGCTCAAAAACGATACCCACATCCTGCCGCTGGACGCCCATACCGTACATACCGTTGCCGTGATCGGTGCCAATGCCGGCCGGCTCAACGCGCAGGGGGGCGGAAGCTCGCAGGTGCGTTCGCTGTATGAGATCACCCCGCTTCAAGGGCTAAAGAACCTGGTGGGGGCGCAGGTAAAATTGACGTACGCCCAGGGGTACACCATAGCCCGGGGCGCACAGGCCGATCCGGCCCTGATTGCACAAGCCGCGGAAGCCGCTGCCCATGCGGATGTGGCGATCATCGTCGGTGGCTGGACCCACGGCTATGACTATGCGATCTGGAAAGACAATGCGTATGACGCCGAGGACGTGGATAAACCCAATATGGATATGCCCTTTGGACAGGACGAGCTGATCCGGGCGGTGGTAAAAGCCAACCCCCGGACGGTGGTGGTGCTGATGGGGGGCGGCCCCATCGACATGACCCGCTGGGAAACAACGGTGCCGGGCATCCTGCAGGCCTGGTATCCCGGCCTGGAAGGGGGAACGGCCCTGGCAAAGATTCTCTTTGGAGAGGTCAACCCTTCGGGCAAGTTACCTATGTCCTTTCCCCGTAAGCTGGAGGACGTGCCGGCTCAGAAACTTGGAGAGTATCCCGGTGACGGAACGACCGTTCGGTATAATGATGGGATTTATGTTGGGTACCGTTACTATGATACCTATAAGGTGGCGCCGCTGTTCCCGTTCGGCCACGGGTTGTCGTATACAACCTTTGGCTATAGCGATCTGAGTGTCGTTCCCGCCGGCAAAGACCAGGTGACGGTACGCTTCACCGTTCGCAATACGGGTAAAAGGGCAGGGTCGGAAGTCGCCCAGGTTTACGTCCACGAAGAGAAGTGTTCCGTCGACCGGCCGGAAAAGGAGCTCAAATCCTTTGAAAAGGTATACCTGGAACCGGGCGCCTCCAAGGTCGTCACGCTTACCCTGAACAAAGACGCCTTCCAATATTATAGCGAGGCCAAACATAAGTGGGTGTTAGAGCCTGGGCGTTTTGATTTCCTCGTGGGCAGCTCTTCCAGGGACATACGACTACAAGGAAACCTTGGTTTATAA
- a CDS encoding sodium:solute symporter family transporter, translating to MKSLQPADYIVFLIYFCIVAFYGYWIYRRKRKAQTTSADYFLAEGSLTWWAIGASLIASNISAEQFIGMSGSGFQMGLAVSTYEWMAAATLVIVAVFFIPVYLKNRIFTMPQFLSQRYNDKVAMIMAIFWLALYIVVNLMSILYLGALAVSSISGLNIYLCIFALAIFAVIITLGGMKVIGYTDVIQVFFLILGGLVATYIALHLVAEKSGTSGLINGFKILTSSANDHFHMIFKKDNPNYVSLPGLSVLIGGMWITNLNYWGCNQYITQRALGADLKTARSGILYAAFLKLLMPVIVVLPGIGAYVLWQKGMFHTEMLSSAGVVDPNKAYPNLMNLLPVGFKGVAFAALTAAIVASLAGKANSIATIFTLDVYKKAFNKNADEAHLVRMGKWTVVVSMLLAIAMSLIIGEKLMGEGKQGFNYIQEYTGFVSPGILAMFLLGFFYKRTTSDAALFATIGGFIMSVVLKFLPMFANLSFLTPYGLYQPNYANKGLYEIPFMDRMGLVFIFCIIGMAIITNFQNRRGVQNKGLIVDKSMFRVSKGFAFGAAVIVVILTALYSYFW from the coding sequence ATGAAATCCCTCCAACCAGCCGATTACATCGTCTTCCTGATCTATTTCTGCATTGTGGCTTTTTACGGGTATTGGATCTACCGCAGGAAACGCAAAGCCCAAACTACTTCTGCCGATTACTTCCTGGCGGAGGGATCCCTGACCTGGTGGGCCATCGGCGCTTCCCTGATCGCGTCCAATATCTCTGCGGAACAGTTCATCGGGATGAGCGGCTCGGGCTTCCAGATGGGCCTGGCGGTGTCGACCTACGAATGGATGGCGGCCGCCACCCTGGTCATCGTGGCCGTATTCTTCATCCCCGTATACCTGAAGAACAGGATTTTCACGATGCCCCAGTTCCTGAGCCAGCGCTACAACGACAAAGTGGCGATGATCATGGCTATTTTCTGGCTGGCGCTGTATATTGTCGTCAACCTCATGTCTATTTTGTACCTGGGCGCCCTGGCGGTCAGCAGTATTTCGGGGCTGAATATCTACTTATGTATTTTTGCCCTGGCCATCTTCGCGGTGATCATCACCCTGGGGGGGATGAAAGTCATCGGGTATACGGACGTCATCCAGGTGTTCTTCCTTATCTTAGGCGGCCTGGTGGCCACCTACATCGCCCTCCACCTGGTAGCGGAGAAGTCCGGGACGTCCGGGCTTATCAACGGCTTTAAGATCCTCACGTCTTCGGCCAATGACCATTTCCACATGATCTTCAAAAAGGACAACCCCAACTACGTCAGCCTTCCGGGCCTCTCGGTCCTGATCGGGGGGATGTGGATCACCAACCTGAACTACTGGGGTTGCAACCAATACATCACCCAACGGGCCCTGGGCGCCGACCTCAAGACCGCGCGCAGCGGGATCCTGTATGCCGCTTTCCTGAAACTCCTCATGCCGGTCATCGTCGTCCTCCCTGGGATTGGCGCTTACGTCCTGTGGCAAAAGGGTATGTTCCACACCGAGATGCTGAGTTCCGCAGGGGTGGTCGACCCGAACAAGGCCTATCCCAACCTGATGAACCTGCTCCCCGTCGGTTTCAAGGGGGTTGCCTTTGCGGCCCTGACCGCTGCGATTGTCGCCTCCCTGGCGGGTAAGGCCAACAGCATCGCCACGATCTTTACGCTCGACGTCTATAAGAAAGCCTTCAATAAGAATGCAGACGAAGCCCACCTGGTACGCATGGGGAAATGGACCGTCGTAGTGTCCATGCTCCTGGCCATCGCCATGTCCCTGATCATCGGTGAGAAGCTGATGGGCGAGGGCAAACAAGGCTTTAACTACATCCAGGAATACACGGGGTTCGTATCTCCCGGTATCCTCGCGATGTTCCTGCTGGGCTTCTTCTATAAAAGAACGACGTCCGACGCGGCCCTGTTCGCCACCATCGGCGGCTTTATCATGTCGGTGGTCCTGAAGTTTCTGCCGATGTTTGCCAACCTGAGCTTCCTGACGCCTTACGGTCTGTACCAGCCGAACTATGCCAACAAGGGCCTGTACGAAATCCCCTTCATGGACCGGATGGGCCTGGTGTTCATCTTCTGTATCATCGGTATGGCGATCATCACCAACTTCCAAAACCGGCGTGGGGTGCAGAACAAAGGGCTCATCGTCGACAAATCCATGTTCAGGGTATCGAAGGGCTTTGCCTTCGGGGCGGCGGTCATCGTCGTCATCCTGACAGCGCTATATTCCTACTTTTGGTAG
- a CDS encoding DUF2252 domain-containing protein, producing the protein MTEPSLLHRIQAYNKGRIPAVLAMKYTAMSRNAFGFLRGSDHLFFEDIPKDSPILQSPKTWICGDLHLENLGSFKGDNGLAYFDLNDFDEAALAPCLLDITRFACSVHVGADELGMDAKGAVFHVKAFLDQFATTLQKGYIRVLEKETAVGVIRQLLQTVQNRTRKEFLTGRVEGKKKPRLVTGTGHYIAISEEEQKRVSDAFCKTPLYKSNPEFFAIKDIAFRIAGTGSLGMERYAVLVEGHSGKGRYALIDIKEAQAPSLLLRHHFRQPAWTSQAERIVEIQKRVEAAAPALLSTMEIDGRHFVVKELQPMEDKLNLAHFGGKTKRCSQFIDKVGAICAWGALRSGGRQGSATADELIAFAGKADEWKKYVADYASKYAGKVRRDYAHFKKAYDSGKLTPER; encoded by the coding sequence ATGACCGAGCCTAGCCTCCTCCACAGAATCCAGGCCTACAACAAGGGACGGATCCCTGCTGTCCTGGCCATGAAGTACACTGCCATGAGCAGGAATGCCTTTGGTTTCTTGCGCGGCAGCGACCATTTGTTCTTCGAAGACATCCCCAAGGACAGCCCGATCCTGCAGTCGCCAAAGACCTGGATCTGCGGGGACCTGCACCTGGAGAACCTCGGCAGTTTCAAGGGCGATAACGGCCTGGCCTACTTCGACCTGAATGACTTCGATGAAGCCGCCCTGGCGCCCTGTCTGCTGGACATTACGCGCTTTGCGTGCAGCGTCCATGTCGGGGCGGACGAGCTGGGCATGGACGCCAAGGGCGCGGTGTTTCATGTGAAGGCATTCCTGGACCAGTTTGCGACGACCCTGCAAAAAGGGTATATCCGGGTGCTGGAAAAGGAAACAGCCGTGGGGGTCATCCGCCAGCTCCTTCAAACCGTGCAAAACCGGACCCGGAAGGAATTCCTGACGGGTAGGGTAGAGGGGAAAAAGAAACCCCGCCTGGTCACCGGGACAGGCCACTATATCGCCATCAGTGAGGAAGAGCAGAAGCGCGTAAGCGACGCTTTTTGCAAGACCCCCTTGTACAAGAGCAATCCCGAATTTTTTGCCATCAAGGACATCGCTTTTCGCATAGCCGGCACCGGCAGCCTGGGGATGGAACGGTACGCTGTTCTTGTGGAAGGCCACTCCGGCAAGGGCCGGTATGCCCTGATCGATATCAAGGAAGCCCAGGCACCCAGCCTGCTCCTGAGACACCACTTCCGGCAGCCCGCCTGGACCTCCCAGGCGGAACGGATCGTAGAAATCCAAAAACGCGTGGAGGCTGCCGCCCCGGCGTTGCTCAGCACCATGGAAATAGACGGCCGGCACTTTGTGGTCAAGGAACTCCAACCCATGGAAGACAAACTCAACCTCGCTCACTTCGGGGGCAAAACCAAACGCTGCAGCCAATTTATCGACAAAGTAGGGGCCATTTGCGCCTGGGGCGCGCTGCGCTCCGGTGGGCGCCAGGGATCGGCCACGGCTGACGAACTGATCGCCTTTGCCGGGAAGGCGGATGAATGGAAAAAATACGTTGCGGACTATGCTTCCAAATATGCCGGGAAGGTGCGCAGGGACTACGCCCACTTCAAGAAAGCCTACGATTCCGGGAAACTGACGCCAGAACGTTAA